One segment of Hemibagrus wyckioides isolate EC202008001 linkage group LG05, SWU_Hwy_1.0, whole genome shotgun sequence DNA contains the following:
- the pex10 gene encoding peroxisome biogenesis factor 10, producing MPLVPANQPQLIRSAQKDEYYQTSLRNNANEAFQTLAGSRRWLQWRKEVEVLSDLAYYALTTLSGYQTLGEEYVSIIQVDPTRRRIPSRTRRLALVLLHTFVPYVLDKLLVCIERELELEDLDSQNTQRDTALTWSPMSYIKPWIQRAVRMLNSQQRKSLKPVVFAVQQGITILNRVHVALFYISGAFYHLAKRTSGVSYLRVQGMAVDDKGIRTSYRLLGCVSLLQLAITLALQFNSLRQRQRARQEWTQHRNLPSSPKETSSSRSSRCILCLEERRHSTTTPCGHLFCWECITEWCNTKTECPLCREKFQPHRLVFLRSYR from the exons ATGCCGCTTGTTCCAGCTAACCAGCCGCAGCTGATCCGCTCTGCCCAGAAGGACGAATATTATCAAACTAGTCTGAGAAATAACGCTAACGAGGCTTTCCAGACTCTTGCTG GATCAAGACGATGGCTGCAGTGGAGGAAAGAAGTGGAAGTACTGTCAGATCTCGCCTATTATGCACTAACCACTCTGTCAG GATATCAGACATTAGGTGAAGAATACGTCAGCATTATCCAGGTTGACCCCACCAGACGCAGGATCCCTTCCCGGACACGCAGGCTGGCTCTGGTTCTGCTCCACACCTTCGTACCGTATGTCCTGGACAAACTCCTGGTGTGTATAGAACGTGAGCTGGAGTTGGAGGATTTAGATTCCCAGAACACACAGCGAGACACGGCATTAACCTGGAGCCCGATGTCCTATATAAAGCCATGGATTCAGAGGGCGGTGAGAATGCTGAATAGTCAGCAGAGGAAATCTTTAAAGCCTGTGGTCTTCGCAGTGCAGCAGGGGATCACCATTTTAAACAGGGTGCATGTGGCTCTGTTCTACATCAGTGGTGCGTTTTATCACCTGGCCAAAAGGACATCAGGCGTCAGCTAT CTCAGAGTGCAGGGGATGGCCGTGGACGATAAAGGCATCCGGACCAGCTATCGGCTTTTAGGGTGTGTGTCACTGTTGCAGCTGGCCATCACACTTGCTCTGCAGTTTAACAGCCTGAGACAGAGGCAGCGTGCCAGACAGGAGTGGACACAGCACAGAAATCTGCCCTCAAG TCCAAAGGAGACTTCGTCCTCTCGATCTTCTCGCTGTATTCTGTGCttagaggagaggagacacTCCACAACAACCCCCTGTGGCCATCTGTTCTGCTGGGAGTGTATCACAGAGTGGTGCAACACCAAG ACGGAGTGTCCGCTGTGCCGAGAGAAATTTCAGCCTCATCGCCTGGTTTTTCTGAGAAGTTACAGATAG